In Pseudomonadota bacterium, the DNA window AGAATATCGTTGCGGCGGTCGGGGTGGCGCGGCGCGATAATCGTCACATTTTCGGGAAAGTTTTCCTTCAGCTTTTTATGAATACGCAGCGCGATTTCCTCTTCACCCTCATGGGTGCTGGCAAACAGCCAATGCGGCCTTTCCTCCAGCGCATCCAGAAGTTTTTCCAGATCGCGTTCGTCACAGCCGAGCGGTGCGGCGGAATATTTCAGATTACCCGACGGGCGCACATTCTGCCCGCCGATCCCTTCGAAATGTCCGGCTTCATATTCATTCTGCACAAGACACATCTGGAAAGCGCCCAGCACATCCTTACCGAAACTTCCCAGCTTTGACCAACGGTGGAAAGAGCGTTTGGACATGCGGCCGTTAATCAGTGCCGCGGGAATATTGCGCTGTTTCATTTCCATCAGCATATTCGGCCATAATTCCGATTCCGCCCATAACACGACATCCGGCTTCCAATGCTCCAGAAAATCCGCAACATATTCAGGGTGGTCCAGCGGGATAAATTGATGGAAAGCGCGTTTGGGCAGGCGTTTTTCCATCAGCTCTGCCGAGGTCACAGTACCGGAGGTCACAAGCACATGCGCCTTGGGAAACAGGCTTTGCATCTGTTCGATCAATGCCAGCAGCGACAAGACTTCGCCCACACTGGCACCGTGCAGCCAGATCAGCTTGCCGCGCGGACGTTTACGCGACGGCTTGCCGAAACGCTCACCCAGACGGGCTTCGACCTCTTTGCCCTTTTCCAGCCGGCGTGTCAGATACCAGGGCAGAAAAGGCGTCAGCAATTTTGTTCCTGTGCGGTAAAACCGGTACATGGGAATCCGTTTTCTATTTTTTGTTTTTCTTTTTCGGTGCGGCTTTCGGCGCATCGGTAAAAAAGGCGGCTTTCAGAAGTTCTTTCGTGTACTCCGTTTCCGGGCTTTCAAAAATCTGTTCCCGGCTGCCGATTTCGACAATTTTCCCGTGCTGCATCACCAGTACATGATGCGACATCGCGCGTACGACTTTCAAATCATGGCTGATGAAAATATAGGACAGATTATGGCGTTTCTGCAAGTCGCGCAACAGCTCGACAATCTGCGCCTGTACCGACATATCCAGCGCCGAGGTCGGCTCGTCCAGTACAACCAGTTTCGGATTTAAAATCATCGCTCGCGCAATGGCAATCCGTTGCCGCTGCCCGCCGGAAAATTCATGCGGATAACGGAAGCGCGTTTCAGGGTCAAGACCGACCTCCTCCAAAATCGCCACAACACGGTCATCACGCTCTTTTTGCGACAGATGTTTCTGATGCACCAGCAGACCTTCTTCAATAATGCCGCGCACCGACAGACGCGGTGACAGCGCGCCGTAAGGGTCCTGAAAAACCAGCTGCATATCGGCACGCAGCGGGCGCATCTGTTTCTGGCTCAGATGCGTCACATCCTGCCCGTTAAAAGAGATTTTGCCCTGTGCCTGCAGCAGCCGCAAAATGGCAAAACCCAAAGTCGATTTTCCCGAGCCTGACTCGCCGACGATACCAAGCGTCTGCCCTTCGCGCAGAACCATATCAATTCCATCCACGGCGCGGACATAATCGACCGTGCGGCGCATCACGCCTTTTTTAATCGGGAAATAAACCTTCACATCCTCCGCCGTCAGCAGCACGCGGGCATTATCATTCACCGACGGCGGCGCGCCTTTCGGCTCCGCAGACAGCAGCGCCTTGGTATAGGCATGTTCCGGCGTTTCAAATACCGCTTTCGTTGCTCCCTGCTCGACAATCTCGCCGCGGTTCATCACACAGACATGGTCGGACATTTTACGCACAACATTCAAATCATGGGTAATCAGCAAAATCGCCATATCCAGCTCTTTTTGCAGTTTTTGCAGCAGTTCCAGAATTTGCAGCTGCACCGTCACATCCAGCGCCGTTGTCGGCTCATCCGCAATCAGGATATCCGGCTCATTCGCCAATGCCATTGCAATCATCACGCGCTGGCGCTGCCCGCCAGATAATTCATGCGGGAATGCGCCCAGACGGGTTTTCAATTGCGACAATCCGACCATCTCCAGCAGCTCCTGCACCCGTGCGCGGGCGGCAGTCTCCGACATCTTCTTATGCAGGAATAACGGCTCGGCAATCTGGCGTTCAATCGTATGCAGCGGGTTCAGCGCCGTCATCGGTTCCTGAAAGATCATCGAAATACGGTTGCCGCGAATACTGCGCAGCACGGATTTTGAGGCGCCGATCACATTCTGCCCGTCAAAGACGATCTCGCCCGACGGATGCGACGCCATCGGATAAGGCAATAATTGCAAAACGGATAAAGCCGTGACGGATTTTCCCGATCCGGACTCGCCGACCAGCGCCGTGGTTTTGCCTTTTTCAACCGTAAAGCTGACCTTTTTCACCGCCGCGACAGATTGCTGGTCAGGCACGCGGAACGTCACGGATAAATCTTTTACAGTCAGGAGTGTCATCTACGCATCCTTTTCCTTGCTTTGCGCCATTTCAGCAACGGCGTTTTCTTCCACGCCCTTCTGGACGAAAATTTTACGCGGGTCAAAGGCGTCACGCACGGCCTCCCCGACGAATGTCAGCAAACTCAGCATCACAGCCAATGACATAAAGGCAGTAATTCCCAGCCACGGCGCCTGCAGATTGTTTTTCCCCTGCGATAAAAGCTCGCCCAAAGACGGCGATCCCGGCGGCAGACCGAAACCGAGAAAATCAAGACTGGTCAGGGTCGTAATCGCCCCTGTCAGCACAAAGGGCATCAGGCTCAGCGTCGCCACCATCGCATTGGGCAGCGCATGTTTCACCATGATGACAAGGGTCGGCACACCCAAAGCCTGTGCGGCGCGGATATAATCCAGATTGCGGGTACGCAGAAACTCCGCCCGCACTACATCTACCAATGTCATCCAGGAAAACAGCAGCATCAAAATCAGCAGGCTGAAAAATCCGGGTTCGATCACGCTGGCCATGATAATCAGCAGAAACAGCACCGGCATCCCCGACCATATCTCCATAAAACGCTGCGACAACAGATCAAACCAGCCGCCGAAATAACCCTGCATCGCCCCGACCGTCACGCCGATCAGGCTGCCCAGCAGGGTCAGACACAGGCCGAACAACACCGAAATACGAAACCCGTAAATCAGTCTTGCCGTCACATCCCTGCCCTGATCATCGGTGCCAAGCCAGTTTTCTGTCGTCGGCGGTGACGGGGCGGGCCGGTCGAGATTATAATTGATCGTCGCATAGGAATAACGGATCAGTGGCCAGACCATCCAGCCTTTTTCATTAATCAGATCACGCACATAGGGGTCGCGGTAATCCGCTGTTGTTTCAAACTCTCCGCCGAAGGTCGTTTCGGCATAGGAAACAAAAACCGGCGTATAAAACTGCCCGTCATAACGCACCAAAAGCGGCTTGTCATTGGCGATGAATTCGGCAAACAGGCTCAGCACCAGCAGCAGCAGAAACAGCATCAACGACCAGTAACCGCGGCGGTTGCGGCGGAACTGGTGCAGGCGGCGCTTTGCAATGGGCGACAGGATCATCTCTATCTGCCCTCCAGCGCGTTGAAATCAATACGCGGGTCAACCCATGTCAGCGTCAGATCGCTGACCAGCTTGATGACAAGTCCCAGCAATGTGAAAATATACAATGTCGCGAACATCACCGGATAATCACGGTTCAACGCCGATTCAAAACCGAGCAGCCCCAGCCCGTCCAGCGAGAAAATCGTTTCGATCAGCAGTGATCCTGTCAGAAAGATACTCATCAAAGCCGCCGGAAATCCGGCAATCACAATCAGCATGGCATTGCGGAACACATGTTTATACAGGATACGTTTTTCCACCAGACCTTTTGACCGCGCCGTCAGCACATATTGTTTATTCAGCTCGTCCAGAAAAGAGTTTTTGGTCAAAATCGTCAGGCTGGCAAAACCGCTGATAACCAAAGCGGCAATCGGTAGAGCCAGATGCCAGAAATAATCCAGAATGCGTTTCGGCCAGCTGAGATCATGCCAGTTATCGGAGACCAGCCCGCGCAAGGGGAAAATATCCCAATAGGTTCCTCCCGCAAACAAGACGATCAGCAAAATCGCAAACATAAAGCCCGGAATGGCATAGCCGACAATAATAACACCGCTGGTCCAGACATCGAAGCGCTCGCCGTCGCGCACCGCCTTTTTGATACCCAGCGGAATGGAAATCAGATAAATGATCAAAGTGCTCCACAAGCCGAGGGAAATCGAGACAGGCAGCTTGTCCTTAACCAGATCAATCACCGCGCGATCCTGATAATAGCTGGTGCCGAAATCGAATTTCAGATAATTTTTGATCATCATCATAAAGCGTTCGCCCGCCGGTTTATCGAAGCCGAACTGGCGTTCCAGCTCTTTGATAAAGGCGGGATCAAGCCCCTGCGCACCGCGATATTTGCTTTTTCCGCCCGAGACTGCTGCCGTTTTATGCTGCAAATCCTGCTGCATGGAGAAATCTTCACCGCCACCGCCGGAAAAGCGTTCGGTCGCCGAAACGTCATTGCCCTGAATTTTGGCCAGCATCTGTTCCACAGGGCCGCCGGGCGCGACCTGCACAATCAGAAAATTCAGCAAAATGATGCCCAGCAGCGTCGGAATCATCAGTAACAGCCGCCGGAGGACATAGGCTCCCATATTTTAAAACAACTCCGATTTTTTCATTTTCCCGTATTATAAAGGATTTCCGCCTATGTGGAAGAATAATAACGGAGAAAAACCATGCATTTGACAGAAAACTGTTGACATAATAAGCTATTTTTCATATATTAATGAAACGTTAACGCAGGACGAAGGGTGAGTCGTGCGCAAAGGATTTTAAAAGCTCTGTTTTCAAAAAGATAAGAGCAAAACGGCAAAGGTAAAATTGAGGGGAAGAAACAAATGTTTGTAAAACTCGTATTAGGTGCGGCAGCGGAAAAAGCTTTTAAAAAAGCAGGCGGCATTGACGGCCTGACGGAAAAAGGCAAAAAAGCGGCACAGCGCCTGTCCGAACATGGGCAGAACATCAAAAAAGCCATCAACCATAAAAGCGTTGAAGAAGGTGCGGAAACAGTCGGAACCGTTGCCGGAGATGTTGTCGATGTCGCCAAAGACGCCGGACAGGTGACGCTGGAAATTGCCAATGAAACCATTGGCGATTTGAAAAACGGCTGGGGCCGCGCCAAAGAAATCTTCGGTGCCGCAAAACAGCCGAAAACAGAGGAT includes these proteins:
- a CDS encoding 3-deoxy-D-manno-octulosonic acid transferase, with amino-acid sequence MYRFYRTGTKLLTPFLPWYLTRRLEKGKEVEARLGERFGKPSRKRPRGKLIWLHGASVGEVLSLLALIEQMQSLFPKAHVLVTSGTVTSAELMEKRLPKRAFHQFIPLDHPEYVADFLEHWKPDVVLWAESELWPNMLMEMKQRNIPAALINGRMSKRSFHRWSKLGSFGKDVLGAFQMCLVQNEYEAGHFEGIGGQNVRPSGNLKYSAAPLGCDERDLEKLLDALEERPHWLFASTHEGEEEIALRIHKKLKENFPENVTIIAPRHPDRRNDILALCAEEGLKVSQRSLGALPGPEDDIHLVDTIGELGLYFSAISMVCIGGSFIPHGGHNPIEPGRLECQILYGPYMHNFVTICEDFEDVSAARRLEGEEELYTEIRHLFLNPVEGQKLADTALRLTEAKSHVIMDILSELYPVFQRAELIEVKE
- a CDS encoding ABC transporter ATP-binding protein translates to MTLLTVKDLSVTFRVPDQQSVAAVKKVSFTVEKGKTTALVGESGSGKSVTALSVLQLLPYPMASHPSGEIVFDGQNVIGASKSVLRSIRGNRISMIFQEPMTALNPLHTIERQIAEPLFLHKKMSETAARARVQELLEMVGLSQLKTRLGAFPHELSGGQRQRVMIAMALANEPDILIADEPTTALDVTVQLQILELLQKLQKELDMAILLITHDLNVVRKMSDHVCVMNRGEIVEQGATKAVFETPEHAYTKALLSAEPKGAPPSVNDNARVLLTAEDVKVYFPIKKGVMRRTVDYVRAVDGIDMVLREGQTLGIVGESGSGKSTLGFAILRLLQAQGKISFNGQDVTHLSQKQMRPLRADMQLVFQDPYGALSPRLSVRGIIEEGLLVHQKHLSQKERDDRVVAILEEVGLDPETRFRYPHEFSGGQRQRIAIARAMILNPKLVVLDEPTSALDMSVQAQIVELLRDLQKRHNLSYIFISHDLKVVRAMSHHVLVMQHGKIVEIGSREQIFESPETEYTKELLKAAFFTDAPKAAPKKKNKK
- a CDS encoding microcin C ABC transporter permease YejB, with product MGAYVLRRLLLMIPTLLGIILLNFLIVQVAPGGPVEQMLAKIQGNDVSATERFSGGGGEDFSMQQDLQHKTAAVSGGKSKYRGAQGLDPAFIKELERQFGFDKPAGERFMMMIKNYLKFDFGTSYYQDRAVIDLVKDKLPVSISLGLWSTLIIYLISIPLGIKKAVRDGERFDVWTSGVIIVGYAIPGFMFAILLIVLFAGGTYWDIFPLRGLVSDNWHDLSWPKRILDYFWHLALPIAALVISGFASLTILTKNSFLDELNKQYVLTARSKGLVEKRILYKHVFRNAMLIVIAGFPAALMSIFLTGSLLIETIFSLDGLGLLGFESALNRDYPVMFATLYIFTLLGLVIKLVSDLTLTWVDPRIDFNALEGR
- a CDS encoding ABC transporter permease is translated as MILSPIAKRRLHQFRRNRRGYWSLMLFLLLLVLSLFAEFIANDKPLLVRYDGQFYTPVFVSYAETTFGGEFETTADYRDPYVRDLINEKGWMVWPLIRYSYATINYNLDRPAPSPPTTENWLGTDDQGRDVTARLIYGFRISVLFGLCLTLLGSLIGVTVGAMQGYFGGWFDLLSQRFMEIWSGMPVLFLLIIMASVIEPGFFSLLILMLLFSWMTLVDVVRAEFLRTRNLDYIRAAQALGVPTLVIMVKHALPNAMVATLSLMPFVLTGAITTLTSLDFLGFGLPPGSPSLGELLSQGKNNLQAPWLGITAFMSLAVMLSLLTFVGEAVRDAFDPRKIFVQKGVEENAVAEMAQSKEKDA